A stretch of the Streptomyces sp. WMMB303 genome encodes the following:
- a CDS encoding ribose-phosphate diphosphokinase: MTGIKTTGEKKLMLFSGRAHPELAEEVAKQLGIGVVPTKAFDFANGEIYVRFQESARGADCFLVQSHTTPINKWIMEQLIMIDALKRASARSITVIVPFYGYARQDKKHRGREPISARLMADMFRTAGADRILTVDLHTDQIQGFFDGPVDHLFALPLLADYVAARTDRDKLTVVSPDAGRVRVADRWADRLGAPLAIVHKRRDPDVANQVTVHEVVGDVKDRVCVLVDDMIDTGGTICAAADALFANGAEDVIVTATHGVLSGPAADRLKNSKVSEFIFTNTLPTPSELELDKITVLSMAPTIARAVREVFEDGSVTSLFDEQA; this comes from the coding sequence GTGACCGGGATCAAGACGACCGGCGAGAAGAAGCTCATGCTCTTCTCCGGCCGCGCCCACCCCGAACTCGCCGAGGAAGTCGCCAAGCAGCTCGGTATCGGCGTGGTCCCGACCAAGGCTTTCGACTTCGCGAACGGCGAGATCTACGTTCGCTTCCAGGAGTCGGCGCGCGGCGCCGACTGCTTCCTGGTCCAGAGCCACACCACGCCGATCAACAAGTGGATCATGGAACAGCTCATCATGATCGACGCGTTGAAGCGGGCGTCGGCGCGGAGCATCACCGTGATCGTCCCGTTCTACGGGTACGCCCGGCAGGACAAGAAGCACCGCGGGCGCGAGCCGATCTCGGCCCGGCTGATGGCGGACATGTTCCGCACCGCGGGCGCCGACCGCATCCTCACCGTCGACCTGCACACCGACCAGATCCAGGGCTTCTTCGACGGACCGGTCGACCACCTGTTCGCGCTGCCGCTGCTGGCGGACTACGTGGCGGCCAGGACCGACCGCGACAAGCTCACGGTCGTCTCGCCCGACGCGGGCCGCGTCCGGGTCGCCGACCGCTGGGCCGACCGGCTCGGCGCCCCGCTGGCCATCGTCCACAAGCGCCGCGACCCGGACGTGGCGAACCAGGTGACCGTGCACGAGGTCGTCGGCGACGTGAAGGACCGGGTCTGCGTCCTCGTCGACGACATGATCGACACCGGTGGCACCATCTGCGCGGCCGCCGACGCGCTGTTCGCCAACGGCGCCGAGGACGTCATCGTCACGGCCACGCACGGGGTGCTCTCCGGACCGGCCGCCGACCGGCTCAAGAACTCCAAGGTCAGCGAGTTCATCTTCACCAACACGCTGCCCACCCCGAGCGAGCTCGAACTCGACAAGATCACCGTGCTGTCGATGGCGCCGACGATCGCCCGCGCCGTGCGTGAGGTGTTCGAGGACGGCTCGGTGACCAGCCTCTTCGACGAGCAGGCGTAG